CACATGTTGCCATCAAGATCCGACTCGAGCGATATTGGTATGGCTTTTTCAGGAAGCGCAATCAGCGTGAACTGCTCCGTCTTGGAGTCAAAGTATCCTATCTTACTCTCAGGCGTGTCGGTGAACCACACCTTTTCGCCGTCTATTTTGAGAAACACTGTGGTCTTTCCGCCGAATTCGTACGGCGTAAACTGCTGCTGCGATATTGAAAACTTCCATAGTCTGGCCTTTGATGCATCGCTGATCCAGATTGTGTCGTCGCCATCATGTGCTGGGTATAACGGTGCTGCCCCCTGAACCGGGATGCCGTATTCAGAAATCACGGTTTTTAGTTGTGAGATGCGGGGTTTTACAAAAACAGTAAAGCTGGTGTTCTCGTTTGTGTGCTGGCTGCGCTGCGTCAGTATCTCGACGTTCCAGCTTCCGGAGAATCCGAACGTGACGTCGCCTTTAAACGCGTCTCCCGATTCTGACTTGGTTACAGGCACCTCAATTGGAGAGATGTTCTTCTGCGGATTTGATATCTTTACCTTGATTGACTCTACGTCGCTCATCACATTCCCCTCAAGATCATATGCGACAACTGAGACCGAGTTCTGCCCGCTCGTGAAAGGCTCGATGCTTACGTCGAATCTGCCGTTCTCGGAGAACACACTTGTCGCAAATCCATATGTTGCAGGTCCTGCGGCTGCATCCTGCGTCTGTCCTGTCGGAAGCGACGAGTTTGTCAAGAGCGCTACTACTCCAAGCAGGACTATTCCCAGAACGGCTTCCGCCTTTAGCGATCTCTTGATCTTTTTGTACACCTGAATACTTCCTGTTTTTGCGGCCTTCTCGCCGGGCGCCTGGATTCTGGCTTGGTTGTATCCGCCCAGCGCTATCATGGCGGATCCTACGAGGATCTTTGCAATTATCAGGTACCCATAGTACGACTGACTGAGCAGCTCAACGTCGTCTTCGAGCAGCCACAACAGTGTGGGGCCTGTGACTATCAAAATTCCAAGCGCGACAAGTATCATCGAGGAAAATCTTGGGATCATAACAAGCGTGGCAAGCTCCCTCTTGGAGTCGCCCAGCCTTGCAAAAGACGGTACGAGGATGAACCCAAAGAAAATCACCCCACCAATCCACACCGAGGCAAGCAAATTGTGAACGTAATCTATTGCAACCGCGGCAGGCTGCTCACTTGCCGCGCCGTGGCCTATTACGGTAGTAGTCCCAATTAATACAAGAGACAGGCCTGTAACTACTGCCTGCTTCTTTAGGGAAACGCCTGATTTTGATTCGAGCAAAAACCAGACTGCAAGCAAAATTACCGTGATTGCCATCCTTATGATCCATATCTCGCCAAAGGACGTCTGTAAAACCGCAGACGCTGACGTCTGGAGTCGTATTGTCTGAATTATCAGCATCAGTATGTTTGACGCAAATACCAAAAACAGTCCGATGCCCGAAATCGAGAAAAACTTGGACTGGAACATCCTTGCAATGTCTAAAGATTCCTCTCTGATCAGCTTCTTTCTCCTGAGTGGGCTCCACATTATCAAAGTGGAAATTGCCGCGCCAAGCACTATTGTCTGGCCTACTAGCCCTGGGAACCTGGCCCCCGCCTCTGGAAAGTAAATTGACTCTGAGATGTCCTTCTGCTTTGGCGGCGGCACCACCACGTCTCCAACTCCGAAGACAAACGCATAGTCGACTAGGTGCCCGTCTATCTTGGAGAGGACCTTGGTTGTCACCGTGTATATGCCGTCCTGCAGCGGCGGCGTGGTGACTACAAGCGACTTTTCATCATTTAGGTATTGCGTGTCCTTGTTGTCTATCTGGTTGCCGTTTCCGTCAAGAACCTTGATCACGCTGAACTCGAGCTCTACTTCCTCTGAGAAATAAATTGCCACTCTCGTGCTTCCTGCGCCAATTGTTCCTGATTGAGCAGGATTGGAATCAAGTATGATCGGGTGGGCATATGCAAGGGGAATTCCTGCAACAAAAATCATCGACAAAAGAACCAGGATCTTTTTCAATACTGCCAGTTGGTCGTTTTGATAATTTAAACAATCTATCGTTTGACTGTTCTACCAGTTTTTCATAAAGTAAATAACAGCATCAACGCTATTGCTATCTGTGAAAACTCACATACTTTTGATATTTGCTTTCTCGGTACTAGTCTTTGGATTTTACTCAGCATATGCACACAAGACAGTCACAGTCGGGCCGTATGATATAGAGGTGGGCTGGAGAGACGAGCCGCCGCTTGTCAGCCAGCAGAATGCAATAGTGTTTGCAATCACTGAGGACGACGGAAGCGGAGTCACATCCGGCGTGACAAACGCGTTCAAGGATCTCACCGCGACCGTCAAGTCTGGGAGTGTATCAAAACAGCTTGACATACTGTCCGATGCGCGCCCTGGACACTATTATTCTAAGATAATCCCGACAAAAATGGGTACGCTGGTCATAGAAATAACTGGAACAGTCAACGGCGTGGAGATAAACGAGGAGATTGCAATCGAGGATGTGGAAGACATCAACTTGCTTGCGTTTCCGCCATCTGGCGCCTCAGGGCTGCCTGATCTTGCGCAGCTAAAGAACGCAATGTCATCGCTGCAAAAGGATGTCACGGAACTAAAATCCAAAGTCGGCGGAGTCTCTGCAGGTACAAACATGGATCTTGGAAAGTCGTATGACTATGCTGTGTTTGCGATGGCAATCGGTGCGGCAGGAACCATCCTTGCGGTAATCTCACTAATAAAAAGAAAATAGAATTCTAAAGTCTTGGAATTACTTTAGATCTTGCGCTGATTGCGACTATGCTGACTATTGCAGCTGCTAGGATTATCATGGCAATTGGACCGAACTCTGGTACCACATTCACTGATATGGTTTCACCTATTGGGCCTGTCCAGTTTGCTTCGTCATCTGGCAATCCGATTCCAAGAATTGTTACTTGGACATCAACTGGACTGTCAGAGCCTAGGGCAGATGTCGTATAGTCGGCAACTCCACTGTGTGAGTGCTGTCCACTTTCAGCTAGGACCTCTTCACCGTCTTGTGTTGCAGAAATGTCAAAGTTGACATGTTCTATTGTGTTTCCATCAGCGTCGGTGAACTCTACTTCTAGTGCGAGCTCTTCACCTTCGGCTGGTGCAACGGATCCGATGTTGACCATGATTGAGCCGTCTGCTGACGCAGTCATTGCGTGGCTCATCTCGTCATGTCCTTCTTCAGATGCCTCTTCTTCCTCACCATGGGCTTCTTGTACGATTACTGTACCGCTCATCCATGGGTGTACTAGGCAGAAATAGGCAAATTCGCCCGGTGCTTCAAACTTGTGTGTGAAGGATTTTCCTGCCATGAAAAGACTACTGTCGAATTCTCCGTCTGGTCCGTCTGTTGCAGTACCGCTTGTCACTGTGTGTGCAGCCGTGTCGTCGTTTGTCCACGTCACTTCGCTGCCAACATCAATTGTTACTTCATTTGGGATGAAACACTCGTCTGTTGTTTCACATCCCGGGGTTGAAGAACCTGCTGGAATGCTCACCGGTACATTTGCATGATCAGCAAATGCGGATGGAGCAACCATCATCAAAGCAAAGACTGCAAAGATGGAGCCTATGGCTAATGTATTCATTGGTTCTGCTTGCTTTGAGCACAATAAAAATCCTTATTCAAATTTCCGTGCGTTGCCGCTATTTTCTACGTATCTTGGTTATGATTATGGCTGGCACCGCAAGGTACATTCCAGCATTTAGCAGGATGATTCCTATGCCGTATCCGAGCATCTCCTGTTCAGAGTTGATGTCCGCATAGCTCAAAATTGACAAGGACGACAGCATCGGAGTTAGGGTCAATCTCACCGCATCTCTGAATATGGGGCTTTGTCGCTCCCAGTCTGCAACCGTGGGGCTAAACGAATAGTAGAACGAGTTGAATCCTGCCATGAATGTGGCTCCGGAGCTTGTACCAAACACCACGTTGTCCCTAACCTCCCTGAGCAACTGCACCTGTGATGCCATCTCGGTTCCGTAGGCGGCAGTCGCAATCAGGCATCCGCCTCCTTGCCCGTTGTCTGCAGGCTGCTCGGCTGCTGCCTTGCCTATGACTGTGGTGAATGCAACAGTTTCCATCGGTATGGGCTGGAACAAGATTCCCTCTACGTCTATCTTGATCTTGTGCTCGCCATTCTCTCTGAACTCTACTGGTATGGTGACTGATCCTATGGATGTGTGAGTGAGTGGGATCGGGCCAAAGACAAGCGCATCGCCTCTTGTCACAGTTACCTTGTAGTCGATGTGTTCCTGTATGGCATTTGTGTTGGGATTGATAAAGTCGATCTTCACCTTGGTCAGTTCATTGATTCCAGGCGATTCAGGATCAGTTGAGATGTTTACCAGCAGCGTTCCCTTGTCTGTTGGCAACTGCTGGAACTGCTGTGCAAACGCAGGCGTCATAAGAACCGGTAAGAGCAATAACAAAAACAAACTTCTCATACACGGGATTATCGGTGGAATATATTAAAAACTTCGCAAAACCCCAACCGGAAATGATGCTAACATTATATGCCAGACAGCCAGAACGCTTACAGACTTGAGCAACACCAAGTTTCTGGCAATATGCGGCATGCTGTGCATCTTGATGTTACTGCCGACTGCAAACTACTCTGATGCACAAACAGAGTCTCCGAAAGTTCAGGATGTCGTGTATACTGCAAAGTTCGTATGCGGCTCCATACCCGACGGTGAGGGACCGATCCGTCCTGGACACTATGACACGTCAATTAACATTC
The window above is part of the Candidatus Nitrosotenuis cloacae genome. Proteins encoded here:
- a CDS encoding cupredoxin domain-containing protein, with the protein product MNTLAIGSIFAVFALMMVAPSAFADHANVPVSIPAGSSTPGCETTDECFIPNEVTIDVGSEVTWTNDDTAAHTVTSGTATDGPDGEFDSSLFMAGKSFTHKFEAPGEFAYFCLVHPWMSGTVIVQEAHGEEEEASEEGHDEMSHAMTASADGSIMVNIGSVAPAEGEELALEVEFTDADGNTIEHVNFDISATQDGEEVLAESGQHSHSGVADYTTSALGSDSPVDVQVTILGIGLPDDEANWTGPIGETISVNVVPEFGPIAMIILAAAIVSIVAISARSKVIPRL
- a CDS encoding CFI-box-CTERM domain-containing protein, translating into MTPAFAQQFQQLPTDKGTLLVNISTDPESPGINELTKVKIDFINPNTNAIQEHIDYKVTVTRGDALVFGPIPLTHTSIGSVTIPVEFRENGEHKIKIDVEGILFQPIPMETVAFTTVIGKAAAEQPADNGQGGGCLIATAAYGTEMASQVQLLREVRDNVVFGTSSGATFMAGFNSFYYSFSPTVADWERQSPIFRDAVRLTLTPMLSSLSILSYADINSEQEMLGYGIGIILLNAGMYLAVPAIIITKIRRK
- a CDS encoding CopD family protein; the protein is MKKILVLLSMIFVAGIPLAYAHPIILDSNPAQSGTIGAGSTRVAIYFSEEVELEFSVIKVLDGNGNQIDNKDTQYLNDEKSLVVTTPPLQDGIYTVTTKVLSKIDGHLVDYAFVFGVGDVVVPPPKQKDISESIYFPEAGARFPGLVGQTIVLGAAISTLIMWSPLRRKKLIREESLDIARMFQSKFFSISGIGLFLVFASNILMLIIQTIRLQTSASAVLQTSFGEIWIIRMAITVILLAVWFLLESKSGVSLKKQAVVTGLSLVLIGTTTVIGHGAASEQPAAVAIDYVHNLLASVWIGGVIFFGFILVPSFARLGDSKRELATLVMIPRFSSMILVALGILIVTGPTLLWLLEDDVELLSQSYYGYLIIAKILVGSAMIALGGYNQARIQAPGEKAAKTGSIQVYKKIKRSLKAEAVLGIVLLGVVALLTNSSLPTGQTQDAAAGPATYGFATSVFSENGRFDVSIEPFTSGQNSVSVVAYDLEGNVMSDVESIKVKISNPQKNISPIEVPVTKSESGDAFKGDVTFGFSGSWNVEILTQRSQHTNENTSFTVFVKPRISQLKTVISEYGIPVQGAAPLYPAHDGDDTIWISDASKARLWKFSISQQQFTPYEFGGKTTVFLKIDGEKVWFTDTPESKIGYFDSKTEQFTLIALPEKAIPISLESDLDGNMWIALVDKHSLLKYDPRNGKFEEHKIPTTPSGPVALTRDAAGNIWFAESQGGKIGMIVPSSGKIQEFMPDEALKEPFALFIDADQNIWISEHVGLNIIRFNPVLQAFDGFHVTDPNALPFGLAADKFGNIWIAQHTVDKLGVYDPHNGEFGEIDIPTTSTFTQFVASDKNGDIWFVEQRGNKLGHVAISEIVHVGAPAQPEFELRYSELAAPFITAGVVAASLFLVKSVYDKRRLDALIE